A single window of Serinus canaria isolate serCan28SL12 chromosome 14, serCan2020, whole genome shotgun sequence DNA harbors:
- the GLYR1 gene encoding cytokine-like nuclear factor N-PAC isoform X9 → MAAAMATPGERVVLEEEFKWLLQEEVHSVLRQLQDILKEASHCFALPTSGSGGAVKQENFVLSTSGTDQVKGVMTLQGDALCQADVNLKMPRNNQLLHFAFREDKQWKLQQIQDARNHVNQAIYLLMNRDANYQFKTGLEVLKLMDAVMLQLSRARNRLTTPATLTLPEIASSGLTKMFTPVLPPDVLVNFYINLNKLCLTVYQLHVMQPSTTKNFKPAGGSVLHNPGAMFEFGSQRYEVSHVHKVECVVPWLNDALVFFTVSLQLCQQLKDKISVFSSYWNYRPY, encoded by the exons GAAGAAGAATTTAAATGGCTTTTACAAGAAGAGGTCCATTCTGTTTTGAGACAGCTGCAGGATATTTTGAAG GAGGCCTCCCACTGCTTTGCCTTGCCCACCAGtggctcaggaggagctgtcAAGCAAGAGAACTTTGTACTGAGCACATCAGG CACAGACCAGGTGAAAGGTGTGATGACGCTACAGGGAGATGCGCTGTGTCAAGCT gATGTTAATCTGAAAATGCCCAGAAACAATCAGCTCCTGCATTTTGCATTCCGGGAAGACAAGCAGTGGAAATTGCAGCAG ATCCAGGATGCTAGAAACCATGTTAACCAAGCCATTTACCTGCTTATGAACAGAGATGCAAACTACCAGTTCAAAACAGGCTTGGAGGTGCTCAAG CTTATGGATGCTGTGATGTTGCAGCTCTCCAGAGCCCGAAATCGACTGACCACTCCTGCCACTCTGACACTACCAGAAATTGCCTCCAGTGGTCTCACA AAAATGTTCacccctgtgctgcctccagACGTCCTTGTGAATTTCTATATTAACCTGAACAAGCTGTGCCTCACTGTCTACCAGCTCCATGTGATGCAGCCCAGCACAACCAAG AACTTCAAGCCTGCTGGAGGGTCTGTTTTGCACAACCCTGGGGCCATGTT TGAATTTGGCAGCCAGCGATATGAAGTCAGCCATGTCCATAAAGTGGAATGTGTTGTCCCGTGGTTAAATGATGCCCTTGTCTTCTTCACAGTTTCACTGCAGCTTtgccagcagctgaaggatAAG ATCTCCGTTTTCTCCAGTTACTGGAACTACAGGCCATATTAA